The window ATGTGATAACCGTGATAATCatacaaaaattcaaaatttctattattttatattaagacGTAAAGTAAGATAAAAATCAGTTGAACATAAAATgtgacaaaataaaaatatctaaaaGCTTATTTACATTCGCGGCTCGTGGCTCGGCTCGCGGCTCGTTTCGTGTTCGCCTCGAGCTCGTAAGCTCGCCGAGCTAATGATTACACTCTCGCCGCGTGGCTCGTCTCGTGTCTGGGCCACAGCTCGTAAGCTCGTCGAGCTAACCGATTTTAAACATAAACGGCACGGGATAAGGTTTGTAACGGAATGACAGCCGAACGCGAATGTAAACAGAAAGCGCGCGTCCCGCGCGAGCGCCTTTGACTCGTGCCCAAAACGCCGCTCCTCCACGCGAGCCACACGAGCTTGAGACGAGCCACGAGCCCACCGCCTACAGTCGCGTTTCCTGGCTCGGCCTGTGGCTCGCACGCGAATGTAAACACGGGTAAAtatcaattatttattaattacctGGCAACATTCCATTGTTAAACGTCAAGTCAAGTGAGTGACAAATAGCGACAAcaaaaatttgtatttattttcttgAAACCTACGGAAAACTAAGTTTAAGCAATTAATAAGTACTTTTTTGAACAATGTCTGTGCCACCGCAAGCGTTTGTTAATAAAAACAAGAAGCATTTTCTCGGAATCCCAGCACCTTTAGGTTATGTTGCTGGAGTTGGCAGAGGGTACgcattttatacaattttatagGTTTCTTGTTAATATCGATGTTTATATGTAATAGCAATTAATCTTAAACATTTCAGAGCCACTGGTTTCACTACTCGATCTGATATCGGTCCCGCTCGAGATGCAAACGATGTATcgtaagtataaataaacaatactaTTGTAAATTTGTTTCCCTCCCAAAATTTATACTGTAACTTTTATTAACTGTGTAGTGACGACCGACATGCACCACCTGCTGCGAAACGCAAGAAGAACGAggaagaagatgatgatgaggaCTTGAATGATTCTAACTATGATGAGTTCTCGGGGTACAGTGGATCACTGTTCTCAAAGGTAATCATAATTTATGAAATACCTATTTTATGACTAGCTGCCAGTGCCATCACATGTTTCAACATTGGACAGTGGAAGTGTTCTAGAAACTCTAGTTTATTCTATGTTTATGTGTGTGTATCACCAATTGAAACTTTCGGTCCTTGGTTGTGAGACACCAAAAAAACAAGTAAAAGGAAAAACTCGCCTCACTGTGCAGAGGGGGAATGCGGCCAGTGTCCTGGAAACAATGCCTTAGGCTGATTTAGGTTTAGACTTGCGTACAACTCAACTAATTGTTTATGGCATAGGTATTCTTGATTTTGGTGACATTGAATATTGCTGGGATACTTTGAGTTATTGTCAGCACCTTTAAAGGTTGGGAAAATCGGCTTTATACTGACTATATATGGGTAAAGCTTCAAAGAAAAtagtctgtgtggaaagagatgagttgtggaatgtattgggccccatacattccccaactcttctctttccgaacagtcTTGacaatgtaatttatttattataacacaataaattaaacaaaattgtaAACTACATTACTAtcgaaaattaaaaactaaaattaacagaCTAGGtggaattatttaaaaaaatatttctttcacTTAAGCAATAGAAAAGGATAGGTCATATTAATTTCATCTCATACAATGTAAGGGACTTTAGTTCAGAGGATACCCCCAAAAGTTTATGTATTTAGTAATTCTGTAGAGCGGTCACCACATTACAGGCCTAGCCTACTGTACGACtacttttcataaaatatctaCCACATTTAGGATCCATACGACAAAGATGATGCAGAAGCTGATGCCATTTATGAGTCCATTGACAAGAGAATGGATGAGAAACGAAAAGAATATAGAGAAAAACGACTCAAAGAAGATTTGGAAAGATATCGTCAGGAAAGGTAAGATATTTGATAATTACATGCAATTTTTATATATGCATATTGCTCTAGCACAGGGGTCACCAAATGGCGGACCACGATCCGGATCCATACCGCCAAcctattgtcatgttatttaaaaaactggGCCCCTGAATAAACTAATTGGTGGCTCCTGCTCTAGCCTCTGTTGAAGTGTTGACCCCACCTGTTGCATTGCGTATTGAATTTTGGCCAAAGATTTTAGGTTCAGCAACAAATCAAGTAAGTGATTATAGGATCAGTTCATTGATTTATGGTTGTACTTTACcctataatttattttcagacCGAAAATACAACAGCAGTTTTCTGACCTAAAGCGTGAATTGAAAACTGTGTCAGAAGACGAATGGTCGGCAATACCCGAAGTGGGTGATGCGCGCAACAGGAAACAACGTAACCCTCGCGCTGAGAAGTTTACCCCGTTGCCGGACAGTGTACTGTCCAGGAATTTGGGAGGAGAGTCCACTTCGTCCATTGACCCTAATTCAGGCTTGGCCTCTATGATGCCTGGTGTTATGACTCCAGGGATGTTGACTCCTTCTGGTAAGTTGTTTTTAGGATGATTATAACTATCCCTCTGCCATCCCAGAGTCTGTCACTCCCcacaaaatttggtgccctggTATGCCCGCTGGTTACCAGGCATGTTCCTGCATGATTGAGGCGCAGTCTTGTCTTGTCTAGTCTTGTGTGTACtaagacaaataaatacataaaaaaacttTAAGTATGCAAAATTGTTTTAAGGTAAATTCCCGAAAATTAAACAGCTGAAGCAAATGGCGCTGTTGGGTGCCATACAATTTGTGCtaaatgtataatgtaattAATGTATTGTCAAACACACTGGTTAAGTTACCAGATAATGTATGGGTATTGGGCTGAACTCCGCCATCTACTTCAGTCGTCCAATCGGTGGCTTTAGTATTTAGCACTATGTTGTGCTAAATATACCTTTGTCTATGATATATATCAACCATAATGCATTTTTTCCCAGGTGACCTGGACTTACGAAAGATCGGTCAAGCGAGAAACACCCTTATGACAGTCAAACTGTCCCAGGTTTCCGACTCGGTCACCGGTCAAACTGTAGTCGATCCCAAAGGTTACCTCACGGATCTCCAGTCGATGATACCCACGTATGGAGGGGACATTAATGATATAAAGAAGGCTAGGTTGCTGCTGAAGTCTGTGCGTGAGACGAATCCGAACCACCCGCCCGCTTGGATTGCTAGCGCTAGGTTGGAAGAAGTTACTGGTGAGCTACCTTTTTATACGACATGTgtgtttattataatagtctTTTCAGAAAATTCTAAATAGTACTACCACCTTTAAAAGTCCGCTAGCCAGGAACAGATTTTCATGACCAATAGCGTCCCGGGCGGTAACTCGTACAGTGGTTAAGGAAGATGTAATGAACCCTCGTGAACGTCAGCTACAACTCGGTAGGTTGAAGAATTTCAGCCACCCAAACATGAACACCCAATGCGAAATGCAcgcgaatgataacaaaatgatatcatttagatataaaaatgtatgttttaACCTCCATTCCTCTTTATATTTACAGGCAAAGTACAGTCAGCCCGTAACCTCATTATGAAGGGCTGCGAAGTGAACCCAAGCAGCGAAGAGCTTTGGCTAGAAGCAGCCAGATTACAGCCAAGAGACACTGCGCGCGCTGTCATAGCACATGCGGCCAGGAATCTACCACACAGTGTGAGGATCTGGGTGAAGGCTGCAGATTTGGAGCAGGAGCCTAAAGTAAGATAACTTGAATAATTGGGGCATTATGTATGAAAAGACCTtcttgtcgatggcgcttacgccgcacagcgttgCACGACATTGtgtttatatcggagcatcgttaataatggtgtaatttctaaataaaaggTTCAACCTCTTTAAATGACGCGTCCCTTCTTCAATAATTCTATATTAATTACACATCACACTTCTTTCTTTACAGGCTAAACGGCGGGTCTACCGCAAGGCTCTTGAACACATCCCCAACTCAGTCCGTCTCTGGAAGGCCGCAGTCGAACTAGAGAACCCCGAAGACGCCCGCATTCTCCTCTCTCGCGCCGTGGAATGTTGCCCTACCAGTGTGGAGCTGTGGCTGGCTTTAGCAAGGCTCGAGACGTATGAAAATGCGAGGAAAGTCTTGAATAAGGCTAGAGAGAATATTCCGACGGATAGACAGATTTGGGTGACTGCTGCTAAGCTTGAAGAGGCCCATGGTAAGTTTCATTAATTATTTAGACCTTAATCTCGCGCGTTGTCGAATGATGTCCTGCCAGTGTAGAGCTGTGGCTGGCTTTAGCAAGGCTTGAAACATATGAAAACGCGAGGAAAGTCTTGAATAAGGCTAGGGAAAATATTCCGACGGGTAGACAGATTTGGGTGACTGGTGCTAAGCTTGAAGAGGCCCATGGtaagtttaattatttaaaaaaaaaaaaatattattggacaATTTTGCACAAATCAACCTAAGTAATAATACAGTAAGCTCTGTAaaacttgtgttgtgggtattagacgacgatatacctatgtatataatGTATAGTTAGATCAATTAATGAAAACCTTCTCGTATCTTACGGTTCAATCTCTGGTCTGTACGGTTGAATGCTGCCCTATTTGTTTGGAGTTGCTATAAGTCCAAACTTGCTTTATAAagataccaatattttttacctTATTGAAAAAAAAGTGAAAGAAACCACTCGTTCTGTACCtgtatgttactctttgaaggccgcaaaaatgtgtgacacactcttatggctctacaaataagattgtgttagatatttttgcagccttcgttctgtaacatattattgcaggtgactggaTATACCTATCTCAAAAACCACATTCCTTTTTTGCAGGCAACACACACATGGTAGAAAAGATCGTAGACCGAGCCATCACATCTCTAAGCTCCAACGGAGTTGAGATCAATCGCGAGCACTGGTTCAAAGAAGCAATGGAGGCGGAGAAATCCGGTGCGGTTCATACTTGCCAGGTGATTATCAACCTTATGATGTTTATTATATGGATCATTTTAGATTACTACTAACAGCAGAAAAGATCATAGAGCGAGCGATCATAtcgaatagaatagaatagaatgtttttattcgtgacaaaacttaatagataaaacaacaggtaatactaccacggtcacgaaatggtcccgactcagcaggtgctagcctaaaggctagcgctggtcttccaTCGGGGCCATGGATTATTACgtctaaattataaaagaacacattatgactacaataaggcctgattcgaaacaaacttgacaaattcagagtgatttttcttggatattttctagcttactttatatatacactacgacattataattatcagaatcacaaaattataccaaaaaatttttttttttatcaattctaagatgatcaaaaaaatcaaataaacgccgccgtctttttaattaggcgccaaattgctgtcaaaaacttgataagtatggaagaaacttgcacataactaatttccaacataacctgttacctaatattataccaatactgaaaggtaatttcattgcaatatccatgaaacaatgaggatctagacatatcttcaaatatctggcgtatcaggaatttcgtcgatgtggtgtcagttaccgggcattggttacttttcgacagagaaatcgacaccaacatcactaaaagaaacggttcgcagctttagtttaataatgcggatttccaatattactttgataatatttggagatgatccacgatgtttatgaggcaatcagcatgcttaagccagtaccctcgaaatcggaccaaaaaacttgattcaacaaagtcccacagtattgacctattgaacggtatggagtggagtgtccaaggaattagttcgttaaaacaacaaaaactatatgcaatataatatttcaaaataaacattgttcttgataggactcaaactaagaaactgtcaaaaaacactgtcggatgtatgatggagggcatacaacaaaactaacgacaggagcgggaagaaatggaaaatgatgaatttacttataaataacaatttttaaacaaattttcaataaattatggaaaaacaaatcttgattcagctagcttcagtaccattaatagggttttcaatttggcagattgaattcgaatcaggccttattacataataaaactaTCGCTAAGCTCCAACGGAGTTGAGATCAACCGGGAGCACTGGTTCAAAGAAAGCAGAGAAATCGGGCGCGCGTTTACACTTGTCAAGAAAATATCGACCTTAAGTGGTTTGTTATATGAATCAATTTTCATGAAGAGATACTATGGTTAAACCAAGATCGAAGCGAATGAAAAAGTTAGCTCTTACTCTTTCGACGGAGTATAAGATAGAACCTGTTACCTCAAAGGAGTTGAGAGCAAAAACTATTCCTGGACATTCCTATGTAAAGAAgtttaatatttagttttattttcaggCGATCATCAGATCTGTTATTGGGCAAGGTATTGAACAAGAGGACCAGAAACACACTTGGATGGAAGATGCGGAGGCAGtaagtttcattttattaaattacataatttttaaatgtagttCATTAATAGCAATGTTTACAAACTAATTGATACCAATTTATGATTCCACCTAAGCTATATTCTAACATaatcttggaggatataaccaaacggagcaggcattaacaggcgttcccctctgtcgaaactCTATGACCAATGGccatacacattgtatggactgacgtttatctgacatggctattttcacgttacgtatacatttgacgtgcccctccccgcaaaaatcggcagattgTTTTGcacagaaaattacagacaacgCGTCTCCATTtcgttatatcctccaagaacATAATCGTCATTACAGCCCTTATTACCTACCGGGCTGAAAATTCATAGCTTATACCATGAATTTGAATTATTCATCTTACTTCCAGTGCGCAAACGAAGGCGCATACGAATGCGCCCGCGCAGTCTACGGCTACGCGCTCTCAGTGTTTCCTTCCAAGAAATCCATCTGGCTACGCGCCGCGTACCTAGAGAAACAACATGGGACCCGCGCAAGTTTGGAAGCATTGCTGCAAAGGGCAGTTGCACATTGTCCTAAGTCAGAGGTGCTGTGGCTTATGGGCGCTAAATCCAAATGGCTGGCCGGTAAGAACAcacaaacatacatatacattatattattatgtttctacAGCTACGCGCATTCCGTGTTCCGTTCAAAGAACACTATACACTGTACCATGATATTAGATTACAGATTTtgcttctttttaaaaataaaggaatgtctcctttaggtaaaatgagccagcttaaggatttaaagtagtttccctccagggcctgacttatctttccaccctgtatttaTTCATGATTTACTTGTTTCCCTTCATAGGTGATGTCCCAGCGGCCCGCGGTATCCTGTCCCTAGCTTTCCAGGCCAATCCGAACTCGGAGGAAATTTGGCTCGCTGCTGTGAAACTCGAGAGCGAGAACAAAGAATACGACAGAGCGAGACGGCTGCTGGCTAAAGCTCGAGCATCGGCACCTACACCtagggtaagtaataatgtcattaAGATCGTGACAGCTCGCGAAAAATCTTTAGCGATAGGCGCTGGCTATGAATTTCAAACTTATGTTTCTGGCCTAGGCATGGACAGTGGCGGAACTAATTTGACGTCGGTACTTTTCCTTCGACATTTGTAAGATAAGGTGCTCAACGCCTTTGAGGAGGATTTAAATTGGATAAGCAAGGAATATATTAGACGGCCCGGCACTGCCAGGTCGGCTAAGCGAGTTTGAGCCGCACTTCACGGCCGCGCCGATTTAAtactgaattattattttttatattaattgtaTGAATTCGTTGGCTTGAATTCCTTgtacccttatgccttataaaagGTTAAGTTAATAAGCCAGCGTTCCCGTCTTTGTACTAATACAAACATCCTTTTTACTCAACAGGTGATGATAAAGTCCGCCAAACTGGAATGGGCGCTCAACAATCTAGAAGTAGCCTTGAAACTTCTAGAGGAAGCCATCAAAGTGTTTGGAGACTACGCGAAGCTTCACATGATGAAAGGGCAGATAGAGGAGCAGATGGGCAAGGACGAGGACGCACATAACACTTATACGCAGGGGGTAAGGTTCAATTTTGCTTGAAACTTCTCGAGGAAGCCATCAAACTGTTCGGCGACTACGCGAAGCTGCATATGATGAAACGGCAGATAGAGGAGCAGATGGGCAAGGACGAGGACGCACATAACACTTATACGCAGGGGGTAAGGTTCAATTTAGCTTGAAACTAGGGGAAGCCATCAGTATTCGGCGACTACGCGAAGCTGCATATGATGAAAGGGCAGATAGAGGAGCAGATGGGCAAGTTCGAGGACGCACATAACACTTATACGCAGGACCCTAAGGTTCAATTTTGCTTGAAACTGCTAGAGGGAGCTATCAAAGTGTTCGGCGATTACACGAAGCTGCACATGATGAAAGGGCAGATAGAAGAGCAGATGGGCAAGGATGAGGACGCGCATAGCACCTCCTCCTAAAGGAGAAGGTGCGTACCCTTATACGCAGGGGGTAAGGTTCAATTTTGCTTGAAACTAAAGGAATTTATCTAAGTGTTCGGCGAGTACGCGAAGCTTCACATGATGAAAGGGCAGATAAGAGGAGCTGATGGGCAAGGATGAGGACGCGCATAACACTTATACGCAGGAGGTAAGGTTCAATTTTGCTTGTTTGAAGCAGGAAATACACCCAAAGCTTGTTACTCgcattgtttttatttcttataaaaGATAAAAGGCATTTATTCGTGACAATCACAAAACGTACGAACATGTACATACAATAAAAGCAGAGAAACCGAACATTAAGTGCGCATCACGAAATGGACCCAGCTCAATATAATGCTATTCATTAATGCTaactatatgtgacgtcctacgggtaaaggtgccttatggcggttggcgcttacgctattattaacgctgtTCCAATATCATTGCGGTGCTaagtgacgtaagcgccagccgccataaggtaccttttgccgtggaacgtcacatatttaacCCGCGCTGGTCTTCAAAATCAAACCATCGAATACCAATATGTTTCAACAACGATTTTCGACTAAGCTTCAGAAATAATGTTTGAGTAATTTGTAGATCTACATATTTTGTGCAAAAAAAATAGTGAAATCCAGAAtaaattagaatatttcaaaatatttagATGTCGTTAAGAAATTCCGTtttcaaaaaacaataaatatgagCGTAATCTTAAAATAAGTAATCGTTTCAGTTGAAGAAATGCGCTACCAGCGTTCCGATGTGGATATTACTGTCGCGGCTGGAGGAGAAGTTAAAACACATCACCAAAGCCAGATCGGTTCTGGAGAAGGCTAGACTTAGGAATCCAAAGAATGCTGAGCTATGGTAAGTTACTATTGTAGACGCCAAAGGATGGTTCCGATGAGGCCATAAATCTTTAGGCCGGCCCCGCCCCTTTTTACTACCTGCTTGTAGGGATGCGTGTCGCAACCTTCGCAGATTATCGATGGTGGTATTTATATTGACAATTGGTTAAGTTAGTTTTGAActcattgtattaaaaaaatatgctaatAATTTATAACTTTGTAATAAATACCACAATAAAGAAGAAACATAATAAATTACATAGTTTTCGTCGTCGGAACTGTCGGCGTCACTGTCATCTTGTAAATTTATTACCAGACGGTTCTAAAATATTAATGAAGCCATCGGTACTATAATAAATGCAGATGTATAATACTGTTTCATCGAGCAAGCGTAATTCATCGATAAGCAATATCGACTTTAGCCGCATCCTTGTTGACAGCTCTGTTTATTACCCTATCGGAACGATCGTTTGGCGCCTATTATAGTAAAGctattaatagggaatattacgcaaaactctgcgtagagggcgtcactaactcaatcacatggcctaccgcgaaacacgacagtcgaaagttcggtttctctatcactcttgcctattcgatcgatagagaggcagataaaaaAAATTCGATTGTCGCGTTTCGTGGTAGCCACCTGTAAacaaccgccttgatgcatcaatgtcataatgaaaacttgtcaaaaaactgtttaaggcctactatgtataagttactctatggtttactaaacaaattagtgctgcattctggcggcagaacattgcaggaATACTCCCTATTTACAAGCGCAGCGAAATTAGGCTTTTAATTATAACCCATCAAGTTTaactatgtatatttatttttaaggttAGAAAGCGTGCGGCTAGAAAGGCGTAACGGCAGTGCTGAGATAGCGAACGCCGTGATGGCCAAAGCCCTGCAAGAGTGCCCGACCGCGGGCCGCCTGTGGGCCGACGCTATATTCATGGAGTCGCGCCCGCAGAGGAAGACCAAGAGCGTAAGTTACATaggctatataattatatattatatacttttAGTGCGttcgtttaaaatttatttgccAGATCGAGTTCAAAACGAAAAAATCCTCATGAAACCCAAGGCTGTTGACATAGTTAAAAGAATTGTTAGACTAAAGTAACACAGAGCGTGGGCACATTGCTAATAGCGACTACGAACCGAAGAGAAGGTTTCCAACAATACGTACCGTCGATCTTCTTAAGGcctccccacatctagcgtctttcgagcgtctacaactctatggccgctgctcgacgcaacgtcgacgcaactgcgcagcgacgtcattttctatagcgctgaccagacgccgacactcgaaagacactagatgtggggggggcctaagaTAGCAGGGAATGAGGAGGTAAACATAAGAATAATCCGGTGTACTAGTGAATTGACTAAGCTTAGGTTGAAATTCAGTTGTACGTAACTATTTGTTCACATGATTTCAAATACTGATTTTACTATGTAAGCTATAAGGTTGAAAATCATTTGTCCACAGGTGGACGCCCTTAAGAAATGTGAGCACGATGCCCACGTATTGCTGGCGGTATCGCAACTCTTCTGGACTGAGAGGAAGCTGAATAAGTGCAGGGAATGGTTCAACCGCACGGTAAGACAGTCACTTGCTAAAACAACTTTGTACGGAAAAATATCATTCACCATTCATCACCATTCATTCACCATTTATCATTCTTTATTTAAGGGGCAGTCCGCCCGCGCCATTGAACGATACCTGCCTTTTGCTTTAAAAGTTAGATACAAAACAAGGTTACAAGGTTTATTTCGcctgaataaatgattaatttatttttaaaaaaaagtcaccCACACGTCAGAAACTTATCTCCTTGGCGTCTTGGATTATTcgtgtacagatgtagtgagtAATTGTTTtacttcgtattttctcggaaacgtatttttcatgctacttcagtcaacctcagtactttttgtactggttgaaatagcaagacacgttcgtacgttttcgTGAAAACACGAAGGAAgacaattatacactacatctgtatatcCCATTGACCGCTCAAGACCACCtactcatggctcctctactgatggctcctcttcacgatggcccaacgccggccactccaagggacgcatttatgcgttagaggagcaagtgatattgctctcattctaccgcatggc of the Cydia fagiglandana chromosome 17, ilCydFagi1.1, whole genome shotgun sequence genome contains:
- the LOC134672523 gene encoding pre-mRNA-processing factor 6; its protein translation is MSVPPQAFVNKNKKHFLGIPAPLGYVAGVGRGATGFTTRSDIGPARDANDVSDDRHAPPAAKRKKNEEEDDDEDLNDSNYDEFSGYSGSLFSKDPYDKDDAEADAIYESIDKRMDEKRKEYREKRLKEDLERYRQERPKIQQQFSDLKRELKTVSEDEWSAIPEVGDARNRKQRNPRAEKFTPLPDSVLSRNLGGESTSSIDPNSGLASMMPGVMTPGMLTPSGDLDLRKIGQARNTLMTVKLSQVSDSVTGQTVVDPKGYLTDLQSMIPTYGGDINDIKKARLLLKSVRETNPNHPPAWIASARLEEVTGKVQSARNLIMKGCEVNPSSEELWLEAARLQPRDTARAVIAHAARNLPHSVRIWVKAADLEQEPKAKRRVYRKALEHIPNSVRLWKAAVELENPEDARILLSRAVECCPTSVELWLALARLETYENARKVLNKARENIPTDRQIWVTAAKLEEAHGNTHMVEKIVDRAITSLSSNGVEINREHWFKEAMEAEKSGAVHTCQAIIRSVIGQGIEQEDQKHTWMEDAEACANEGAYECARAVYGYALSVFPSKKSIWLRAAYLEKQHGTRASLEALLQRAVAHCPKSEVLWLMGAKSKWLAGDVPAARGILSLAFQANPNSEEIWLAAVKLESENKEYDRARRLLAKARASAPTPRVMIKSAKLEWALNNLEVALKLLEEAIKVFGDYAKLHMMKGQIEEQMGKDEDAHNTYTQGLKKCATSVPMWILLSRLEEKLKHITKARSVLEKARLRNPKNAELWLESVRLERRNGSAEIANAVMAKALQECPTAGRLWADAIFMESRPQRKTKSVDALKKCEHDAHVLLAVSQLFWTERKLNKCREWFNRTVKIDADFGDAWAYFYKFELLHGNEQQQEEVKTRCKTAEPRHGEYWCKHAKDIQNWCFSTEQILLLVAKNLPVPT